Proteins co-encoded in one Erinaceus europaeus chromosome X, mEriEur2.1, whole genome shotgun sequence genomic window:
- the LOC103119363 gene encoding general transcription factor IIH subunit 5-like: MSATPRCCRLCGQSIWTPPTPSGWEKMVNVLKGVLIECDPTTNQFLFYLDESNALGKMFIIQDLDNTHALHVLVIAELVGVLQERVGELMDQNAFWLTQK, encoded by the coding sequence atgtctGCTACGCCAAGGTGCTGCCGGTTGTGTGGGCAGAGCATATGGACGCCACCTACCCCTTCTGGCTGGGAAAAGATGGTCAACGTCTTAAAAGGGGTGCTAATAGAATGCGACCCCACCACGAACCAGTTCCTGTTCTACCTGGATGAGTCCAACGCCCTGGGCAAGATGTTCATTATCCAGGACCTTGATAACACGCACGCCTTGCACGTCTTAGTCATCGCCGAGCTGGTGGGTGTCCTGCAGGAGCGCGTGGGCGAGCTCATGGACCAGAACGCCTTCTGGCTCACCCAGAAGTGA